Proteins from a genomic interval of Haemophilus parainfluenzae T3T1:
- a CDS encoding GNAT family N-acetyltransferase encodes MKIFKAEQWNIDVLAPLFEAYRLANGMSENPDRTLTFLTNRIRFNESMFFVAVNENAQAIGFVQLYPRLSSLQLQRYWQLTDIFVKEDKHQAEIYAALISKAKEFVRYTQSNRLVAELSQAQQNILEREGFKLNTKKSLFELTL; translated from the coding sequence ATGAAAATTTTCAAAGCCGAACAATGGAATATAGACGTGCTTGCTCCACTCTTTGAAGCCTATCGACTTGCCAACGGAATGAGTGAAAATCCTGACCGCACTTTAACCTTTCTAACAAATCGTATACGTTTTAATGAAAGCATGTTTTTTGTTGCCGTAAACGAAAATGCACAAGCGATTGGTTTTGTTCAACTTTATCCTCGCTTATCCTCTTTGCAATTACAACGCTATTGGCAATTAACCGATATTTTTGTCAAAGAAGATAAACATCAAGCCGAGATTTATGCAGCCCTTATTTCTAAAGCAAAAGAGTTTGTCCGTTATACACAATCTAACCGTTTAGTAGCGGAATTAAGCCAAGCGCAACAGAACATTTTAGAACGCGAAGGATTTAAGCTAAACACGAAAAAAAGTTTGTTTGAATTAACTCTCTAA
- the lptD gene encoding LPS assembly protein LptD encodes MNKKYTLISISILTALYSQQSLADLHAQCLLGVPHFTGEVVKGDVNNLPVYIEADKAEINQPTQAIYQGNVDLKQGNRHLVGNSVEVKQTGEGKQVQRWAYLRGGFDYKDNQINLLGNDASFNLDSKNGNVTDADYQLVGRQGRGKAQEIELGDDYRLMKNATFTSCLPDDNAWAVDASEIRQHIKEEYAEFWHARFKVLGVPVFYTPYLQLPIGDRRRSGLLMPTVGHSSRDGYWYKQPIYWNIAPNYDVTIAPKYMSRRGWQLNSEFRYLTPVGEGKLAGEYLGRDRYDEYISDNRKRHLFYWNHSSSFLENWRLNVDYTKVSDKQYFTDFDSDYGDSTDGYANQYARIAYYQPNYNVAISARQFQIFDEVDIGPYRAMPQIDFNYYRNDLANGWLDFKLFSQAARFDNDSALMPTAWRFHTEPSLTTVMSNKYGNLNIETKLYATHYNQKKGSSSAAEEVQKSVNRVLPQLKVDLQTVLATNKTLFDGYTQTLEPHAQYLYRPYKDQSNIGSKLVNDYLGFGYDSALVQQDYYSLFRDRRYSGLDRISSANQITLGGTTRLYDKNADERFNFSAGQIYYLTASRIDDNPSNRTPKSSSSWALESNWKISNKWNWRGSYQYDTLLDKASLANSSLEFNPMKNNLIQLNYRYASKEYINQNLGASANRYQQDIKQVGVVAAWEVSDNWALVGKYYQDIALKKPVEQYVGVQYNSCCWSVGVGARRYVTSRQNQRDDQVIYDNSIGVTFELRGLGENDHQSGIEDMLKKGKLPYIQAFSL; translated from the coding sequence ATGAATAAAAAATATACCTTAATTTCAATCTCAATTCTGACCGCACTTTATAGTCAACAAAGTTTGGCAGATCTGCATGCTCAATGTTTACTTGGTGTGCCTCATTTTACTGGTGAGGTCGTGAAAGGAGATGTCAATAATTTGCCGGTTTATATTGAAGCAGATAAAGCAGAGATTAATCAGCCAACTCAAGCGATTTATCAAGGCAATGTGGATTTGAAACAAGGAAACCGCCATTTAGTTGGTAATTCAGTTGAAGTTAAACAAACAGGTGAAGGCAAACAAGTTCAACGTTGGGCTTATTTACGTGGTGGATTTGATTATAAAGACAACCAAATCAATCTATTAGGTAATGATGCGAGTTTTAATTTAGATAGCAAAAATGGTAATGTAACCGATGCAGACTACCAACTTGTAGGACGTCAAGGCCGCGGTAAAGCACAAGAAATTGAGTTAGGTGATGATTACCGCTTAATGAAAAACGCGACATTTACCTCTTGTTTACCCGATGATAATGCTTGGGCGGTAGATGCCTCTGAGATTCGTCAGCACATCAAAGAAGAATATGCCGAATTTTGGCATGCGCGTTTTAAAGTATTAGGTGTGCCGGTATTCTATACCCCTTATCTGCAATTACCGATTGGTGATCGTCGTCGTTCAGGTTTATTAATGCCAACAGTCGGTCACTCTAGTCGAGATGGTTATTGGTATAAACAACCGATTTATTGGAATATTGCACCAAATTACGATGTGACGATTGCACCAAAATATATGTCACGCCGTGGCTGGCAATTAAATAGTGAGTTTCGTTATTTAACACCGGTTGGTGAAGGTAAACTTGCAGGCGAATATTTGGGGCGTGATCGCTACGATGAATACATCAGTGATAACCGTAAACGTCATTTATTCTATTGGAATCACAGTTCTTCTTTTCTTGAAAACTGGCGTTTAAACGTTGATTACACCAAAGTCAGTGATAAACAATATTTCACCGATTTTGATTCTGATTATGGTGACAGTACTGATGGTTATGCGAATCAATATGCACGTATTGCGTACTATCAACCAAACTATAATGTAGCCATTTCCGCACGTCAGTTCCAAATCTTTGACGAAGTGGATATCGGTCCTTACCGAGCCATGCCACAAATCGATTTCAATTATTATAGAAATGATTTAGCAAATGGTTGGTTAGATTTTAAATTATTCTCACAAGCCGCACGTTTTGATAATGACAGCGCATTAATGCCAACGGCTTGGCGTTTCCATACTGAGCCGAGTTTGACGACAGTAATGTCAAATAAATACGGAAACTTGAACATTGAAACCAAACTTTATGCAACGCATTATAATCAGAAGAAAGGGTCTTCTTCTGCGGCGGAAGAAGTGCAAAAATCGGTGAATCGTGTATTACCGCAATTAAAAGTGGATTTGCAAACTGTTTTAGCCACCAACAAAACTTTATTTGATGGCTATACACAAACACTGGAACCACACGCACAATACTTATATCGACCATATAAGGATCAAAGCAATATTGGCTCTAAGTTAGTTAATGACTATCTTGGCTTTGGTTATGATTCTGCTTTAGTTCAGCAAGATTATTATTCATTATTCCGCGATCGTCGTTATAGTGGTTTAGACCGTATTTCATCTGCTAACCAGATAACGCTTGGTGGTACAACTCGTCTTTATGATAAAAATGCCGATGAGCGTTTTAACTTCTCTGCAGGGCAAATTTATTATTTAACCGCCTCCAGAATTGATGATAATCCAAGTAATCGTACACCAAAATCCTCTTCTTCTTGGGCGTTGGAATCTAACTGGAAAATTAGTAATAAATGGAATTGGCGCGGTAGCTACCAATATGATACGTTGCTAGATAAAGCATCATTAGCAAATAGCAGTTTAGAATTTAATCCGATGAAGAACAATCTGATTCAGTTAAATTATCGTTACGCAAGTAAAGAGTATATCAACCAAAACTTGGGAGCTTCCGCAAACCGTTACCAACAAGATATTAAACAGGTCGGTGTCGTAGCAGCATGGGAAGTCTCGGATAACTGGGCGCTTGTCGGAAAATACTATCAAGACATTGCGTTGAAAAAGCCAGTTGAGCAATATGTGGGTGTTCAATATAACTCGTGTTGTTGGTCTGTTGGCGTAGGAGCAAGACGTTATGTAACGAGTCGACAAAATCAACGTGACGATCAAGTGATTTATGACAACAGCATTGGTGTCACCTTTGAATTACGCGGCTTGGGTGAAAATGACCACCAAAGTGGTATCGAAGACATGCTGAAGAAAGGTAAACTGCCTTATATTCAAGCATTTAGCTTATAG
- a CDS encoding Sua5/YciO/YrdC/YwlC family protein: MNVQQIAARLMQDEVVAYPTEAVFGLGCNPLSESAVRKLLDLKQRPIEKGLILVAPSLHFLQPFVDFSRLSNEQLARLQAQYEHPITWVVPAKAEVPHFLTGQFDSIAVRLCTHPAVKALCETTGFALTSTSANLTGLSPCRSADAVRSQFGADFPVLDEAVGQAQNPSEIRDLLTNQLFRQG, from the coding sequence ATGAATGTACAACAAATTGCCGCCCGTTTAATGCAAGACGAAGTCGTTGCCTATCCTACTGAGGCGGTATTCGGTCTCGGCTGTAATCCGCTAAGTGAAAGTGCGGTCAGAAAATTGCTTGATTTAAAACAGCGTCCGATTGAAAAAGGCCTTATTTTAGTCGCGCCGAGCTTGCATTTTTTGCAGCCTTTTGTTGATTTTTCCCGTTTGTCTAACGAACAGCTTGCACGCTTACAGGCACAATATGAACATCCAATCACCTGGGTGGTGCCGGCAAAGGCAGAAGTCCCACATTTTCTGACGGGGCAATTTGATAGCATTGCGGTGCGTTTATGTACTCATCCTGCCGTCAAAGCTTTATGCGAAACAACAGGCTTCGCTCTCACCTCGACCAGTGCGAACTTAACCGGTTTATCACCTTGCCGTAGCGCAGATGCTGTGCGTTCCCAATTTGGGGCTGATTTCCCTGTGCTTGATGAAGCTGTTGGTCAAGCACAAAATCCATCGGAAATTCGTGATTTGCTCACAAACCAACTTTTCAGACAAGGATAA
- the xerC gene encoding tyrosine recombinase XerC yields the protein MHTLLNQYWDYLRIERQVSPHTLTNYQHQLDAILAILAEKGIQHWQQVNPSVVRLILAESRKQGLKEKSLALRLSALRQFFSYLVQQGQMKVNPATGISAPKQGKHLPKNIDAEQVQKLLSNDSKDPIDLRDRAMMELMYSSGLRLSELQGLNLNSINTRVREVRVIGKGNKERIVPFGRYASHAIQQWLKVRPLFNPKDDALFVSQQGNRLTHRSIQKRMETWGIRQGLNSHLNPHKLRHSFATHMLEASSDLRAVQELLGHSNLSTTQIYTHLNFQHLAEVYDQAHPRAKRKK from the coding sequence ATGCATACACTCCTCAATCAATATTGGGATTACTTGCGAATTGAACGACAAGTAAGCCCACATACTCTCACCAATTATCAACATCAACTGGATGCGATTTTAGCGATTCTAGCAGAAAAAGGCATTCAACACTGGCAGCAAGTGAATCCAAGTGTGGTTCGTCTTATTTTGGCGGAAAGTCGAAAGCAAGGTTTAAAAGAAAAGAGCTTGGCATTACGTTTGTCTGCCCTTCGTCAGTTTTTCAGCTATCTTGTGCAACAAGGGCAAATGAAAGTGAATCCAGCAACAGGCATCTCAGCGCCGAAACAAGGCAAGCATTTACCGAAAAATATTGATGCTGAACAGGTCCAAAAATTACTTTCAAATGACAGCAAAGATCCGATTGATTTGCGTGATCGTGCGATGATGGAATTGATGTATAGCTCAGGGCTTCGCTTATCTGAATTACAAGGATTAAACCTTAATAGCATTAACACGCGTGTACGTGAAGTCAGAGTGATTGGTAAAGGAAACAAAGAACGTATTGTGCCTTTTGGACGCTATGCTTCTCATGCAATTCAGCAATGGTTAAAAGTACGCCCTTTATTTAATCCAAAGGATGACGCCCTTTTTGTTAGCCAACAGGGAAATCGCCTTACTCATCGCTCTATTCAAAAACGAATGGAAACCTGGGGCATTCGACAAGGATTAAACAGCCATCTCAATCCGCATAAACTGCGTCACTCGTTTGCCACTCACATGTTGGAAGCGAGTTCAGATTTGCGTGCCGTTCAAGAACTTTTAGGGCACAGTAATTTATCCACCACGCAAATTTATACGCATTTAAATTTCCAACATCTTGCGGAAGTGTATGATCAAGCCCATCCTCGAGCAAAACGAAAAAAATAA
- a CDS encoding DNA-3-methyladenine glycosylase I produces MSTRCPWVGELPIYIDYHDKEWGKPQFDSQKLFEKICLEGQQAGLSWITVLKKREAYRAAFHQFDPAKIAQMTEQDIDRCMENVGLIRHRAKLEAIVKNAKAYLAMEKCGENFSDFVWSFVNHQPIINDVPDISVVPARTETSKAMSKALKKRGFVFVGETTCYAFMQSVGLVNDHTNNCCCK; encoded by the coding sequence ATGAGTACAAGATGCCCTTGGGTGGGCGAACTTCCGATTTATATCGACTACCACGATAAAGAATGGGGTAAGCCACAATTTGACAGTCAAAAGCTGTTTGAGAAAATCTGTTTAGAAGGGCAACAGGCGGGGCTTTCCTGGATTACTGTATTGAAAAAACGTGAAGCCTATCGGGCTGCATTCCATCAATTTGATCCTGCCAAAATCGCGCAAATGACCGAACAAGATATTGATCGCTGTATGGAAAATGTCGGACTTATTCGCCATCGGGCAAAACTGGAAGCCATCGTGAAAAATGCCAAAGCCTATTTAGCTATGGAAAAGTGTGGTGAAAATTTCAGTGATTTTGTGTGGTCGTTCGTGAATCATCAACCGATTATCAATGATGTACCCGATATTTCTGTGGTACCCGCCAGAACTGAAACCTCAAAAGCAATGTCAAAAGCGTTGAAAAAGCGTGGTTTTGTTTTTGTTGGGGAAACGACATGCTATGCCTTTATGCAATCGGTGGGATTAGTCAACGACCATACAAATAACTGTTGTTGTAAATGA
- a CDS encoding type I DNA topoisomerase → MTQSLFQHTKHEEYCPQCGAPLQMKQGKKGLFLGCTAYPACDYLRPLNRVEHKVLKELDETCPQCGNPLQLKQGAFGMFIGCSHYPDCDFVVHEQQDDEQSIDCPECHKGHLVARRGRQGKIFYGCDNFPHCKFSLPAKPYAMPCPQCHFPLALLKSENAEQQVWQCANKGCRHIFENEK, encoded by the coding sequence ATGACTCAAAGTCTTTTCCAACACACAAAACACGAAGAATACTGCCCACAATGCGGCGCACCTTTGCAAATGAAACAGGGTAAAAAGGGGCTGTTTTTAGGTTGTACCGCATATCCCGCCTGTGATTATTTGCGTCCACTAAATAGGGTGGAACATAAGGTGTTGAAAGAGCTTGATGAAACCTGCCCACAATGTGGCAATCCACTCCAACTCAAACAAGGTGCCTTTGGCATGTTCATCGGTTGCAGCCATTATCCCGATTGTGATTTTGTGGTGCATGAGCAACAGGATGATGAACAATCCATTGACTGTCCGGAATGCCATAAAGGACATTTGGTTGCCCGTCGCGGACGACAAGGAAAAATCTTTTATGGTTGCGATAACTTTCCCCATTGCAAATTTTCCTTACCAGCAAAACCCTATGCCATGCCTTGTCCACAATGCCATTTTCCACTTGCGCTATTAAAAAGTGAAAATGCCGAACAGCAAGTCTGGCAATGCGCGAATAAAGGCTGTCGACATATTTTTGAGAACGAAAAATGA
- the aroE gene encoding shikimate dehydrogenase: MQHYAVWGNPIAQSKSPLIHSLFAKQTQQTMEYVAKLGDLEDFEQQLQAFFAEGAQGCNITAPFKERAYALAEEHSERAKLAEACNTLKKLSNGKLYADNTDGIGLVTDLQRLGWIQPQQRILILGAGGATKGVLLPLLEAQQQIVLANRTLEKAQQLADKFKPYGTIEAVAMDAIPVQTYDLVINATSAGLSGYTAAVDGSILSLSRACYDMQYAKGSDTPFIAYCKSLGLNNVSDGFGMLVAQAAHSFHLWRGVMPDFIAIYEQLKKDMA, encoded by the coding sequence ATGCAGCACTATGCCGTTTGGGGCAATCCGATAGCCCAAAGTAAATCCCCGTTGATTCATAGCTTATTTGCCAAGCAAACCCAGCAAACGATGGAATATGTTGCCAAATTAGGTGACCTTGAGGATTTTGAGCAGCAATTGCAGGCCTTTTTTGCTGAAGGGGCACAAGGTTGCAATATCACCGCACCATTTAAAGAGCGCGCCTATGCGCTCGCCGAAGAACATAGCGAACGGGCGAAACTGGCAGAAGCCTGCAACACACTAAAAAAATTATCTAACGGTAAACTCTATGCGGACAATACCGATGGCATTGGTTTAGTGACGGATTTACAACGCTTAGGTTGGATTCAGCCACAACAACGCATTTTAATTTTAGGTGCCGGCGGGGCAACCAAAGGAGTATTACTGCCTTTATTGGAAGCACAACAGCAGATTGTCTTGGCTAACCGTACCCTAGAAAAAGCGCAACAACTGGCAGATAAGTTCAAGCCTTACGGCACAATTGAAGCTGTCGCGATGGATGCGATCCCCGTACAAACCTATGACTTGGTGATCAATGCAACTTCGGCAGGATTAAGTGGGTATACCGCCGCTGTTGATGGATCAATCTTATCGTTGTCCCGCGCCTGTTATGACATGCAATATGCCAAAGGTAGTGACACGCCTTTTATTGCCTACTGCAAATCCTTAGGTCTGAATAATGTCAGCGATGGTTTTGGTATGTTGGTGGCGCAAGCGGCTCATTCATTCCATTTGTGGCGCGGGGTGATGCCTGATTTTATCGCAATCTATGAACAACTCAAAAAGGATATGGCATGA
- a CDS encoding ABC transporter ATP-binding protein produces MIVFNNISLKRGQTELLENATATINPKQKVGLVGKNGCGKSSLFALLKKELTPEGGEVTYPSNWRVSWVNQETPALDIPAIDYVIQGDREYCRLQLELEQANECNDGHAIARIHGQLETLDAWTIQSRAASLLHGLGFNQEEITQPVKSFSGGWRMRLNLAQALLCPSDLLLLDEPTNHLDLDAVIWLERWLVQYQGTLVLISHDRDFLDPIVTKILHIENHKLNEYTGDYSSFEVQRATKLAQQTAMYRQQQQKISHLQKYIDRFKAKATKAKQAQSRMKALERMELIAPAYVDNPFTFEFRPPLSLPNPLVMIEQASAGYGRGESAVEILSKIKLNLVPGSRIGLLGKNGAGKSTLIKLLAGELTALSGTVQLAKGVQLGYFAQHQLDTLRADESALWHMQKLAPEQTEQQVRDYLGSFAFHGDKVNQAVKAFSGGEKARLVLALIVWQRPNLLLLDEPTNHLDLDMRQALTEALVDYEGSLVVVSHDRHLLRNTVEEFYLVHDKKVEEFKGDLEDYQKWLNEQNSAPENKSSEKNDDNENSMQNRKEQKRREAELRQQTAPLRKQISQLEEKMSKHSSKLAEIENQLADSELYSAENKEKLTALLAQQVEMKKALEEVEMDWLAAQEELEAMLQA; encoded by the coding sequence ATGATTGTATTTAATAATATTTCCCTAAAGCGCGGGCAAACCGAATTGCTCGAGAATGCCACAGCAACTATCAATCCGAAACAAAAAGTCGGTTTGGTGGGTAAGAATGGTTGCGGTAAGTCGTCTCTTTTTGCCCTATTAAAAAAAGAATTAACGCCAGAGGGCGGCGAGGTTACTTATCCATCCAACTGGCGGGTATCTTGGGTGAATCAAGAAACGCCGGCATTGGATATTCCTGCCATTGATTATGTAATTCAAGGGGATCGCGAATATTGCCGTTTGCAGCTGGAACTTGAACAAGCAAATGAATGTAATGATGGTCATGCAATTGCGCGCATTCACGGGCAGTTAGAAACCTTGGATGCTTGGACGATCCAATCTCGCGCGGCTTCCTTATTGCATGGTTTAGGCTTTAACCAAGAAGAAATCACTCAGCCTGTAAAATCCTTCTCCGGTGGTTGGCGAATGCGCTTGAATTTGGCGCAAGCATTGCTTTGTCCATCGGATTTATTATTACTGGATGAGCCAACCAACCATTTGGACTTGGATGCAGTTATTTGGTTAGAACGTTGGTTAGTGCAATATCAAGGTACTTTGGTATTAATTTCCCACGACCGTGATTTTCTCGATCCGATTGTGACAAAAATCCTCCATATCGAAAATCATAAGCTCAACGAATACACGGGCGATTATTCTTCCTTTGAAGTGCAACGGGCAACCAAATTGGCACAACAAACGGCGATGTATCGTCAGCAACAACAAAAAATTTCCCATTTACAAAAATATATCGACCGCTTTAAAGCCAAGGCAACCAAAGCTAAACAGGCGCAAAGCCGTATGAAGGCATTGGAACGTATGGAACTGATTGCACCAGCTTATGTGGATAATCCTTTTACTTTTGAATTCCGTCCACCACTATCCTTGCCGAATCCTTTGGTGATGATTGAACAGGCGAGCGCAGGTTATGGCAGAGGTGAAAGTGCGGTAGAAATTTTAAGTAAAATTAAACTGAATTTAGTACCGGGTTCGCGCATCGGTTTGCTCGGGAAAAATGGTGCTGGGAAATCAACGTTGATTAAATTGTTAGCGGGAGAGCTCACGGCGCTTTCAGGTACAGTACAATTAGCTAAAGGCGTGCAACTCGGCTATTTTGCTCAGCATCAGCTAGATACCCTACGCGCAGACGAATCCGCTCTCTGGCACATGCAGAAACTCGCACCAGAGCAAACGGAGCAACAGGTTCGGGATTATCTCGGGAGTTTTGCGTTCCATGGTGACAAAGTTAATCAAGCGGTGAAAGCCTTTTCCGGTGGGGAAAAAGCCCGTTTGGTACTTGCGCTAATTGTTTGGCAACGTCCAAACCTATTACTGCTCGACGAACCAACAAACCACTTGGATTTGGATATGCGTCAGGCATTAACCGAAGCACTGGTGGATTACGAGGGCTCTTTGGTGGTGGTTTCTCACGATCGCCACTTACTACGTAATACCGTGGAAGAATTCTATTTGGTGCACGATAAAAAAGTGGAAGAATTCAAAGGCGATTTAGAGGATTATCAAAAGTGGCTGAATGAACAAAATAGCGCACCAGAAAATAAATCCTCGGAGAAAAATGACGACAACGAAAATTCCATGCAAAACCGCAAGGAACAAAAACGTCGTGAGGCCGAACTACGCCAACAAACCGCGCCTCTTCGTAAACAAATCTCTCAATTGGAGGAAAAAATGAGTAAACATTCCTCCAAACTTGCGGAGATTGAAAACCAATTGGCAGATTCCGAACTATACAGCGCGGAAAATAAAGAAAAATTGACCGCACTTTTGGCACAGCAAGTAGAGATGAAAAAAGCCTTGGAAGAAGTCGAAATGGATTGGTTAGCGGCCCAGGAAGAATTGGAAGCAATGCTACAAGCATAG